The following coding sequences are from one Eucalyptus grandis isolate ANBG69807.140 chromosome 11, ASM1654582v1, whole genome shotgun sequence window:
- the LOC104424650 gene encoding glucose-6-phosphate 1-dehydrogenase, chloroplastic, whose product MAGHLSPCSSSSSSSSCSSSSSMSFSHPSSFELHRSLDKLLVLPRKTQGPSWVPRIRSRNSSRKSFQLKSSNGHSLSSVSLHDGSSLAKEHFKPNAQDSLSPVNSESAKFDLTYSITVVGASGDLAKKKIFPAIFALFYEDCLPKNFTVFGYARTKMTDEELRTMISKTLTCRIDKRENCEDKMNQFLKRCFYHSGQYNSEENFRELDIKLKEKEAGKLANRLFYLSIPPNIFVDVVRCASIRASSTSGWTRVIVEKPFGRDSESSGELTRCLKQYLNEDQIFRIDHYLGKELVENLSVLRFSNLVFEPLWCRNYIRNVQLIFSEDFGTEGRGGYFDHYGIIRDIMQNHLLQILALFAMETPVSLDAEDIRNEKVKVLRSMRPLQLEDVIVGQYKGHSKGAKSLPGYTDDPTVSKDSLTPTFAAAALFINNARWDGVPFLMKAGKALHTKRAEIRVQFRHVPGNLYKRNFGTDLDKATNELVLRVQPDEAIYLKINNKVPGLGMRLDRSDLNLLFKARYPREIPDAYERLLLDAIEGERRLFIRSDELDAAWALFTPLLKELEEKKIVPELYPYGSRGPVGAHYLAAKHNVRWGDVGSEDS is encoded by the exons ATGGCCGGACACTTGAGTCCctgttcttcatcatcttcttcttcttcttgttcttcttcttcctcaatgtCCTTCTCACACCCTTCTTCATTCGAGCTCCACAGAAGTCTGGATAAGCTTCTTGTCTTGCCGAGGAAAACGCAGGGGCCTTCATGGGTTCCGCGGATTCGGTCAAGAAATAGCTCGAGGAAGAGTTTCCAGCTCAAATCCTCCAATGGGCATTCGCTGAGCTCTGTTTCTTTGCACGACG GAAGCTCTCTTGCGAAAGAACACTTCAAACCTAATGCGCAGGATAGTTTGTCTCCTGTTAATTCAGAATCAGCGAAGTTTGATTTAACTTATAGCATTACCGTCGTTGGAGCTTCTGGGGACCTTGCGAAAAAGAAGATTTTTCCGGCCATCTTCGCGCTCTTCTATGAGGATTGTCTACCGAAG AATTTCACGGTGTTTGGTTACGCCCGGACTAAAATGACTGACGAGGAGTTGAGGACGATGATTAGCAAAACACTGACTTGTAGAATCGATAAG AGGGAAAATTGTGAAGATAAAATGAATCAGTTCCTGAAGAGATGCTTTTACCATTCCGGTCAGTATAATTCGGAGGAGAACTTCAGAGAATTGGACATTAAGCTAAAAGAGAAGGAG GCTGGAAAATTGGCCAATAGGTTATTCTACCTATCAATACCTCCAAATATATTCGTGGATGTGGTGAGATGTGCTAGCATTAGGGCTTCTTCGACAAGTGGATGGACCAGGGTCATTGTTGAAAAGCCATTTGGCCGTGACTCAGAATCGTCTGGTGAGCTGACTAGATGTTTGAAGCAATACCTGAACGAAGATCAAATATTTAG GATTGATCATTACCTGGGGAAGGAACTTGTCGAGAACCTGTCAGTTCTCCGATTTTCCAATCTGGTTTTTGAGCCATTATGGTGTCGGAACTACATTCGCAATGTGCAGCTGATATTTTCCGAAGATTTTGGTACAGAAGGACGTGGAGG TTATTTCGACCATTATGGTATAATACGAGATATAATGCAAAATCATCTGCTGCAAATATTGGCCCTCTTTGCAATGGAGACACCTGTCAGCTTAGATGCTGAAGACATTAGGAATGAGAAG GTGAAAGTGTTAAGGTCAATGAGACCACTACAACTGGAAGATGTAATTGTGGGCCAATACAAGGGCCACAGTAAGGGTGCGAAATCTCTTCCTGGGTATACAGATGATCCAACTGTGTCGAAGGATAGTCTCACACCGACATTTGCCGCTGCAGCTCTTTTCATAAACAATGCCAGATGGGATGGAGTTCCTTTCCTTATGAAAGCGGGCAAGGCTCTCCACACCAAGAG GGCAGAGATTAGAGTTCAATTCAGACATGTCCCGGGGAACCTGTACAAAAGAAACTTTGGAACTGATTTAGATAAGGCAACAAATGAGCTGGTGCTTCGTGTACAACCTGATGAAGCTATATATCTGAAGATCAACAATAAAGTTCCTGGTCTTGGAATGAGATTGGATCGCAGCGACCTCAATCTGCTTTTTAAAGCAAG GTATCCTAGGGAAATACCCGACGCATATGAGAGGTTACTTTTGGATGCAATAGAAGGAGAGCGTAGGTTATTCATAAGAAGCGATGAGCTCGATGCTGCTTGGGCATTATTCACTCCATTACTTAAGGAGCTTGAGGAAAAGAAGATAGTCCCCGAGCTCTACCCTTACGGTAGCAGAGGACCAGTCGGTGCGCATTATCTTGCTGCAAAGCATAATGTTCGGTGGGGGGATGTCGGCAGTGAGGACTCATGA